From the genome of bacterium, one region includes:
- a CDS encoding flagellar basal body L-ring protein FlgH, giving the protein MMPRCAGFVSLLLLSSAALLAGVHGNGLAPSFYNDCNARNVGDQLTVLIIENSLASASARTNTKGEFDAELQAAGSGPLDFIPLLSGSGSSKSEHKGTGTTTRQGTFRGSVVVRVIEVLPNGDMRIEGQKSVVINGERQLTILSGTVRQSDVTPDNTVTSDLIGDAEISYKGKGVLGNTERPGVIARIFDWIF; this is encoded by the coding sequence ATGATGCCACGCTGCGCTGGATTCGTTAGTCTGCTTCTTTTGTCGAGCGCCGCGCTTCTGGCCGGCGTCCACGGCAACGGGCTTGCGCCATCGTTCTACAACGATTGCAATGCGCGTAATGTAGGCGATCAGCTTACCGTGCTGATTATCGAAAATTCTTTGGCCTCCGCGTCAGCCCGCACCAATACCAAGGGCGAGTTTGATGCCGAATTGCAAGCCGCCGGTTCCGGTCCGCTCGATTTCATTCCGCTTCTGTCCGGAAGCGGTTCCTCTAAGAGTGAACACAAAGGCACGGGCACGACTACGCGGCAAGGCACGTTTCGTGGCAGCGTTGTGGTCCGTGTAATCGAAGTGCTTCCCAACGGCGACATGCGTATAGAAGGCCAGAAATCGGTCGTCATAAATGGCGAACGGCAACTCACGATACTGTCCGGCACGGTGCGCCAATCCGATGTTACGCCTGACAATACAGTCACGTCCGACCTCATTGGCGACGCGGAAATCTCGTACAAGGGCAAAGGGGTGCTGGGCAACACCGAACGCCCGGGCGTGATCGCGCGCATCTTCGATTGGATCTTCTAA